CTAACAATGACTAACAAAATCCTGCAATCATGTCTTGTGGTGCATGTACCAACAAACTTGCAATCGCTATACGGTCCATCATCGTCTTCGAGTGCGACAATTCGCACATTAATTGGCTATTGtcgttttttgtttttttttttcttgagtgGTTTTTGATGTGGAACCGTTTCTAAATGAAACTGATAGAAGACCAACTTTCAAAAAAGATTTACCAACCGTTTGGTTGGTGGGTTTTCTACTCTTCAATGGGTATAGAAAGTGCTTTATACCCATAGATGATGTTTGATATACTTCTATGGGTATTGTTCAATCACAATCAAAAACCCAAAAGTAGGTAATGGTCATTACTGACCAATTTGTGGGGGAATGAACCCCATTGACGAATTTAACACTAAATGACATAAGaaatatacaaaaaagaatGAAGATACGGCTATCTGTCCATAGCGACGCcagtctttctttcttcttgtactcttttttttccccttttttccttttctttttgtgtttttgtaagCATACTCAtgttccttccttttctttattctctcctccaatctttttctttctcttttctcttgatGGCCAGTAGGTGGCGGTGGTGTTGGTGGCCATTGTTGCTTGGgtgaagcttttttttttttctggcaaTTATTGTGACTTTGACAAACTTTTCTTTATGAAACCTTAACACCCTTAATTTTTTGATTTGCAGGCAAAACATAGCGTCaccttttgtgtgtgtgtgtgtgttttttttttttttgggtcttcaAGATTTTAAGTTTGACTCCATGTGTTATTGGACAATTTGAtgtcaaattaattttaaatttaacttCTCCAAAGTGAGATGATTGTTTTGATAGTCATTTGGCTTATAAATTTTTTGAACTAGTTGAAGTGGTGGACTTGCCACGTTGGGGGTGATGGTGGTTGAAGGTGGTTGGGGTTTAGTATTGGAACTTAGGAAGAAGAAggggaaatgaaaaaaaattaaaaaaatttgaaaacccATTCCTTTTGATTACAATACCAAACAATCAATAAGGTTTTGGCAATACTCATTGCCATTGAAGAATTTTTGATAGCCATTGCTATTGCTATTCCGTAGTGTATGCCAAACAGCTGGTTAGATATGGCAACCAACTCGCTCGGGTTGGAGAAATGAGGCAGGGGTGGGAGTGGGGGATTTTTCTAACCCCGCCTCAAATGGGGCAAGGGATGGGGGAACATACCACGCTCCATCCCTCGTTTAAATTTTGACGTAGTGTAACATCTATATAtgtttatgtatatatatatacacacacacaactAGAAGGAATCAGGTTGTGCAAGCATAGCTTAGCTCTACCTATAAAATTCTGGTTAAAATGCATCACATCATAATTTGTTTTCAAATAAAGAGCAATTACAATTCCTAAAAATGAGCCTAAAAAATAAGGTTTATTTTTAGCAAAatgtttcaaaagtttgctcgcACTTGCTTATTGTAATGTAGTAGAGATATATTGTTGTATTGTATGGACAAATAACAATAAAGAATTTAAAAACCAAacacatgaaaaatgcaaaaccAGTTCAATGTTAACATAAATGGTATATGCTTCATAAAACTCAAACATCATGCTATTATTAACATAACACTCTAAGAGCCAAAGGTGTTACTGTTCATTTGCTTTTTCATCGTCGTCGTCATCGGTATCACGTGCCAAAAGCGTGTCTTATTCTACATTGGTTTTCACGTGACTTTCGTCGTGTTCACTTGATCCTTTTTTCCCGTTCGTTTAGCGCATCGCGCGAGTTCAGATTGTTAGGCCTGTTCTCTAACCCTACGTCAGACTCAAGAATTGAGCCGCCGCTTCTCATCTTctcctcttccttttcttctctatTCTCTCTGTCCATTCCTCTAGGGTTAGATACATCTCTTCTTCTCAAACTCTCTCCGTTCCCTTTCtcttcctctctttctctccccaGCTCTTGCTCGTATTTATTCTGCATTTCTCGACCTGGctcttgccttcttcatctggACCTCTCAGCAGCTGAGCTTCTCGCACACTTCCGCTACTTTTCAATCGGTCCTCAAATTTCTCTCCATGGCCCATCAGTCACTTATTTGCTCCTTGCAGGCAGGAAAACTCGTATTGCTTTCTCGATTTTCCAACAACTCCTCCGTTCTGCAGCTTTCAAAATCCAATCTGAAATCTGCAATTCACTTCTCGCTGCTCTGTCTTCCGAGGGGAGAACCTAAAGGATGCCCGCAAGGTGTTGGATGAAATGCTTCATAGAGGCTTCGCTTTGACTACAGTTGGTTTCGGTGTGTTCGTATGGCGGTTTTGCAGAAATGCTCAAGTGGGACAGATGTTGAAGTTGTTGGATGAGGTTATTCTCCTTCTCTCCTGCTttgagtttttttcttttcttttctcttttttttttccttttctttcaccAACACCGTCTTCTTCATATTGCGACGCCCATTGCTCTCTCTCCCTAAGTGGGTGGTAGTGGAATAGTGGCCGGCGGTGGGCGAATGTTGACCACTAATTATACGCTGAAAACCTTTAAAGCAGGGCATCCGGTGAAATGTTGAAGATCCGCACAAGTTTATATTAGTAGTTCGGTTTGGAATCTCATTACTTGATTCAATGTCACCCCTGATTTTGTTTCTCTTAACTTTTGCCgatgcttttcctttttccctttgattttacttttcttgctgGCTTGTGAAGGCTACCAAATTTCTCATTTTCTCTTAAATGTGCTTTGGTTGAGGTTTTCAGTGAAACATATAGGTCTAAGTAGAATAGAAATGTTAACGTTATGATTTTCTCATGGCTATAACAGATCATGAAATCGTCTTGCAATGGAAGGTCATTGGTTTTGTTAATGACTGCTTTCATCATTTTAACAATATCTGTtgtaaaattgaaacaaatccGCTATTTCCTTTTTATCATAGTAGGATTCTATAGTTGAATTTCctacttttcttgtttttattttttaagaatATAAAGGACTTAAAATGAGTGGTTGGTTGAGTTTCTCGGTGCTTTGATTTTCAGGAAAGAAAATAGGAAGAAGATGAGAATATTACTAGGAGAATCAATAGGAGGAGCAGTGGTTCTCCTCTTGCACACGAAGAAGCTAGAGTATTGGGATGGTGTAATACTGGTGGCTCCAATGTGTTTGTTTATCCATATTGGCAGCAAAGAAGTTTTCTTGCTGCAGTATCCTTGGAGTTGATATTGATCGTGGTGAGTTTTACCAGTTTAATCTTTGTGCCCCTCTATTGACTTTTgcatgcattttttcttctgAATGTGAATGAGAAAGAGTTTACCATAATGCATGAAAATAGCCTTCCCCGTGTAGTGGCTTATCATGATGTATTTGTCATTTCCTTATTTGATTAAGCTTTTCTTTTTGTAGAATCTTCCGGCACTTTAGTAAGAAATATAATTGCGGTtgttcttttagtttttttgaGGGAAAGACTTCTGAAATATCTTTTATGTGTTGATCCAAAATGTGTCATTTAATTACTTTAGCTGATGGTGAAGTCTAAATTCCGATTGGGATTTTTCTGGGTtgatttatgttatttttcttgCCTCCAAGACTTCTAGCCTATGACTAGATTCTTTTCTCATGGCTATGGGGAAGTCTGCCATTTTACCCATACTTGATTTATGTTATGGGTTGATTTAGGGCAGAATGATTGAGTGTCACAATAGAATTCTTAAGGCAGACTGGGATGCAATCTGGTTTCTCTATTTAGTCGAACCATTTATCTTTGAAACTTTAATTCTACATTATTATTGATATTAGTTTTGGGGATATCGATCTTGATTTCAGACTATCTAATCCCCTACATCTCCACAACATTCTTGAAGACAAATGATTCAGCAAGTCTCAGCTCATGCTTTTACATGCATCTTATCGTTTTACAAATGAAGCATCATATCTAGCTCTAGCTCTGTGTATCCTCAGGTAAGACCTGTTCTGGCTTGTTTCTTTGCTTTGTGAGTCCTTTTATGCTAAGGAATCTACAGTTACAGATCTGCCTTGATTTTAGGTTGGCAATTCCAAAACTTAGTTCCCATGGGATGATATTTTCAGTAAAAGAACTCTTGGATCTTGCTCCAACGTGGAAGGTAAATATTCTGGGTCTTTCAAGATGTATTTAGAGATCAGATTTTGGTTTTTCCTaggattaaaaattttttttgaaaagaggGTTCTGTTTAAATCATTGGAAAATCTGTAGATATGATCACAATATAGTGTGCTTCAATGACTCATTATAACCAAAAGTTTCCTTCTGCAAGTGAGAGTGAACTATTGTGCTATAACTGATGTTTTAATGCTTTCTTCctcaaatgtagatatatcagCATCAGCACAATAAACAAATGAGCACTCCTGCGATGGCTCAGTTGCTGTTGAACACCTTTTACTACAAGCGCTTCTTTGCTTACCATGCTTTTATGTTCTGGGGGAGCTTGATGGTCAGGGTATGCTTTCATTGATAGATGTATATTTTATTCACTTTAATCATCTCCAATTTTCATCTAGCCCTTTTTGCATTGTTAAACAACACTAGGGAAGGGGTGTGTCTTCACATGTGACGCCGTTGGATTCTATGAAATGGTTGGATATAGTTAACAAGGTTTTGGTTCTACCTTGATCATGCCTTTCTTGGACAACCAGCTAAAGTCTCCTAGCTCTCGCTTATTACTTGCAAAGGTCTAGCTTCTCTCTAAATTTTAACAATATAGTTTGgtaattattttgtttattctGACTAAGTTACAAATCATGCGTTGTCAGTATGTTGTTACGACCTGGCAAAGACATGTTTTACTTCTGCAACAGAAAGAGATATCTACACTGTAAGTTGATTCTGCCTATTCTCTTTCCCATGTTATTCTTAATTGAGAACGTTCAAGAAACCTCAGAACAATTTCTATAAGTTTCCAGTGTAGATCCCATATGTCTGCAAGGCAAAAAGAATGTGAAACTTCTAATTTGATTTAGCCCAATGAAGTTAATTGCAAGCTCTGTAAGATGGTTCCTTAACAAGATAAATGATACCTTGTAGTGGGATTTGCTTATTGGTGTTTACTTAATGAATTTTGTAAGTAAACCATATCTATTGGATATGTGTAAAAAGCTCATGTTTTGTCATCTAGAAGTATGTATGCACAGAAAAAAAGCCTATTCCCTGCTtgctccctttttcttttccctattGGGTTGGTAGCCAGATAAAACAGTTTTGGTCTTAAGGTGCATTTGCAGGCTTCACTTAGGCTATGTAGTGGTGTTTGATGTCTCAGTTGTAAGTGACATtgtgttgaaattttttgttgcAACATCAACTCTTAGATGGCCTGGTTTACTTGAAAGTTGTTTTTGAATAGTGGTGTAGAGTTCCTTATAAATTGTCAGACCACTTGATCGAGGCATTTGTGTGGGACTATGGTTAACTTGTTTCTTCCCTTTCATGTTGTATAGTCTTgcctattatttttgttttaccaTATTTTTGGTGCTTGTAGGATGACAAGCTGGAAATTTTTGTCTTGAATGCTGAGGGAACTCGATGTGAATGTATGGAACTGAGGAAGGATTGACGTGTTGTTGTAGTTTGCTGGATCTATGGGTTGCCACAAGTGTGGAATGCTCGTAGCATAATTCGAGAGCTTTAATTTGGATGTTGGCTTGGGCTGTGTTCCATGGTTCTTAGTTATCAACCCTTGGATTTGAATTCTATGAAGATAGACGCGGGGCATGAAGCTGATATTTTGTTACCCATTTccaagttttattttctttgttaaaTTTTTATACATCTATGTTTGTCTTTAAACTATGGCATACCAAATACCCACTTTGCTATTCAGTTGCAAAAAGCACATGGCTAATGATAACTTTATAAGCCATCTTGAATTATGATTATATATGAATTATACCTCTCTTGacatttatacatttaaagCACCGATACACTATCCAAACTTGTGAAAATCCTATGCTAAAAGTGTACTTTTTCtgaataaattattattttttattgtttgaaAATTGGGCAGGGCATTTTATATTTCCGCGCGAAGCGCGGTTATGCCTTCTAGTAATTACAAATGCATAAAATTTCACCACTATTTCTTTTCAAACAAGACACTATCAAGTAAAAATTCCCATCCTACAATTTCACAATAAAACTTGGAAGAAATTGAAATGGAAGGTTTTTcgatgcataaaaagggtacaAAAATTTAGTACCAAAGAATTACTAGATGAAGTGCTAGATTCAATTATGCATTGAAAAGGAACTAAAACATAAGAAATGCAAAACACAAATTTTGCATTTAGATTCAAGACAAATCTCACAAAAGGAGAATTGACTTGCAGAACCAAAATAATTGAAGGCTTAATGAATATCAAGGTGATCaagccaaaataaataaatacatcaTGGTAACAGGATAAAGAAACTATACTGAGAACTTGAATAGTTAGGATAGATCAAAAGTGGGGATTGAAGGTTGGAGGCATATTGTAATTGCATCATCAAAATATCACAATTGGTATATTTAAACTTTTTCATGGAGAGCACCACAAAACAGAGTTATCTTCATTTAGttttggttcaaaatttttgtctAGCTGAAAActgtcttttcaaaattttccctGTTTAGAC
The Coffea arabica cultivar ET-39 chromosome 6c, Coffea Arabica ET-39 HiFi, whole genome shotgun sequence genome window above contains:
- the LOC113691817 gene encoding proteasome subunit beta type-1-like isoform X1; the encoded protein is MLLHASYRFTNEASYLALALCILRLAIPKLSSHGMIFSVKELLDLAPTWKIYQHQHNKQMSTPAMAQLLLNTFYYKRFFAYHAFMFWGSLMVRGRGVSSHVTPLDSMKWLDIVNKVLVLP
- the LOC113691817 gene encoding proteasome subunit beta type-1-like isoform X2; this encodes MLLHASYRFTNEASYLALALCILSSHGMIFSVKELLDLAPTWKIYQHQHNKQMSTPAMAQLLLNTFYYKRFFAYHAFMFWGSLMVRGRGVSSHVTPLDSMKWLDIVNKVLVLP